Proteins from a genomic interval of Lolium perenne isolate Kyuss_39 chromosome 1, Kyuss_2.0, whole genome shotgun sequence:
- the LOC127300033 gene encoding cyanate hydratase isoform X1, with protein sequence MEESGASARAAVPRLMAAKAESGKSFSDIAAETGLTNVYVAQLMRRQAQLKPETAPALRAAVPALTDELVEQMMRPPFRSYHPDIVHEPAIYRLNEAVMHFGESIKEIINEDFGDGIMSAIDFYCSVDKVQAADGKTRVVVTFDGKYLPYTEQTTHVFRLTNISPSNQKSEHMSARADSNIS encoded by the exons atgGAGGAGAGCGGCGCGAGCGCGAGGGCGGCGGTGCCACGGCTGATGGCGGCGAAGGCCGAGTCCGGGAAGAGCTTCTCGGACATCGCGGCCGAGACGGGGCTCACCAACGTCTACGTCGCGCAGCTCATGCGGCGCCAGGCGCAGCTCAAGCCCGAGACGGCGCCCGCGCTCCGGGCGGCTGTCCCGGCGCTCACGGACGAGCTCGTGGAGCAAATGATGCGCCCGCCTTTCCGGTCCTACCACCCGGATATCGTCCACGAGCCTGCCATATACAG ACTGAATGAAGCTGTTATGCATTTTGGGGAGAGCATCAAGGAAATCATCAACGAGGACTTCGGGGATGGAAT TATGTCGGCTATAGACTTCTACTGTTCAGTTGACAAGGTTCAAGCGGCTGATGGGAAAACTCGTGTGGTAGTCACATTTGATGGGAAGTATCTGCCATACACTGAGCAG ACCACCCATGTCTTTAGGTTGACAAACATCAGCCCATCAAACCAG AAATCTGAACATATGTCGGCGAGGGCGGACAGCAACATATCATGA
- the LOC127300033 gene encoding cyanate hydratase isoform X2 produces MEESGASARAAVPRLMAAKAESGKSFSDIAAETGLTNVYVAQLMRRQAQLKPETAPALRAAVPALTDELVEQMMRPPFRSYHPDIVHEPAIYRLNEAVMHFGESIKEIINEDFGDGIMSAIDFYCSVDKVQAADGKTRVVVTFDGKYLPYTEQKSEHMSARADSNIS; encoded by the exons atgGAGGAGAGCGGCGCGAGCGCGAGGGCGGCGGTGCCACGGCTGATGGCGGCGAAGGCCGAGTCCGGGAAGAGCTTCTCGGACATCGCGGCCGAGACGGGGCTCACCAACGTCTACGTCGCGCAGCTCATGCGGCGCCAGGCGCAGCTCAAGCCCGAGACGGCGCCCGCGCTCCGGGCGGCTGTCCCGGCGCTCACGGACGAGCTCGTGGAGCAAATGATGCGCCCGCCTTTCCGGTCCTACCACCCGGATATCGTCCACGAGCCTGCCATATACAG ACTGAATGAAGCTGTTATGCATTTTGGGGAGAGCATCAAGGAAATCATCAACGAGGACTTCGGGGATGGAAT TATGTCGGCTATAGACTTCTACTGTTCAGTTGACAAGGTTCAAGCGGCTGATGGGAAAACTCGTGTGGTAGTCACATTTGATGGGAAGTATCTGCCATACACTGAGCAG AAATCTGAACATATGTCGGCGAGGGCGGACAGCAACATATCATGA